The following are encoded together in the Daucus carota subsp. sativus chromosome 5, DH1 v3.0, whole genome shotgun sequence genome:
- the LOC135152771 gene encoding uncharacterized protein LOC135152771 — protein sequence MPPRRQNRATNPDDNNNNNNLEPTMAQILHILAQQTANLTQQQERQAHPQVTFKNFQSVNPPEFKGSADPIEARVWLKEIEKAFVLVKVRDEQKTEFASYYLKEEATYWWESVKAMEETENVTWDRFKELFLEKYFPQFLQDRMELQFLELKQGDMSVAEYERKFAELARFVPSYIDTDRKRAKRFQQGLKAWIRGKLALLELDTYAAVVQKAMIAETESEMSQKEKEGKKRKPEHHEGQFQQGKFQNFNNPKKGKFQQGRNPIFKKPEVGGSRQSNRLTTGNQSRPPLPECQICGKRHGGVCNRLNVVCYKCNQKGHYSRECQNPPSKNPMIRDQPARNQPNRTPAAGITCFRCGKPGHMVKDCKVPAPGNPTLRIMGSTPVVPEVSKARTYNMTMRDAVQDADVVAGTLTVNSLCAKVLIDSGATRSFISENFVPKLNCPIELLDEVMNIELANQERVPVSQVYRNCEVEILGNKFRADLIPLKLGEFDIILGMDWLSKYNAQIDCRNKKVMLKTPNEKMIVFRGQKQIKKFLTMIQTKKLLRQGCEAYIAYVTDLSRELIKLEDIPVVNEFSDVFPDELPGLPPDREIEFAIDLAPGTEPVSKAPYRMAPVEMKELATQLQELLEKGVIRPSVSPWGALVLFVKKKDGSMCDGPNIINRLKHASTINKLEL from the coding sequence ATGCCTCCCAGAAGACAAAACCGTGCAACCAACCCTGATGAcaacaacaataacaataatctAGAACCTACAATGGCCCAGATTCTTCATATCTTGGCCCAACAGACTGCCAACCTGACTCAACAGCAGGAAAGGCAGGCTCATCCCCAGGTTACATTCAAAAATTTTCAGTCTGTTAATCCCCCAGAGTTTAAGGGTTCAGCGGACCCTATTGAGGCTAGGGTATGGCTGAAGGAAATTGAAAAGGCATTTGTGTTAGTAAAAGTGAGAGATGAGCAGAAGACTGAGTTTGCTAGTTATTATCTGAAAGAAGAAGCCACTTATTGGTGGGAGTCAGTGAAGGCGATGGAAGAGACAGAGAATGTCACATGGGATAGGTTTAAGGAGTTGTTTTTGGAAAAGTACTTTCCTCAATTTCTCCAGGATCGAATGGAGTTACAATTTTTAGAATTGAAGCAGGGAGATATGTCTGTGGCTGAGTATGAGAGAAAGTTTGCTGAGTTGGCCAGGTTTGTTCCATCCTATATAGATACTGATAGAAAAAGGGCCAAGAGATTCCAACAAGGTTTAAAAGCATGGATTAGGGGAAAGTTAGCCCTATTGGAATTAGACACTTATGCAGCTGTAGTTCAGAAAGCAATGATAGCGGAAACGGAAAGTGAAATGTCTCAGAAAGAGAAAGAGGGAAAGAAGCGTAAGCCAGAGCATCATGAGGGACAGTTTCAGCAGGGGAAGTTTCAGAATTTTAATAACCcaaagaaagggaaatttcaaCAAGGGAGAAATCCCATTTTTAAGAAGCCAGAGGTAGGTGGTAGCAGGCAGAGTAACCGTCTAACTACTGGTAATCAGTCAAGGCCTCCACTTCCGGAGTGCCAGATATGTGGAAAGAGACATGGAGGAGTCTGCAATAGATTGAATGTGGTGTGTTATAAGTGTAATCAGAAGGGACACTATTCTAGGGAATGTCAGAACCCACCATCAAAGAACCCAATGATTCGAGACCAACCAGCAAGGAACCAACCCAATAGGACTCCAGCGGCTGGAATAACATGCTTTAGGTGTGGAAAACCAGGACACATGGTGAAAGATTGCAAGGTACCAGCTCCCGGTAACCCTACACTTAGAATTATGGGATCCACTCCAGTAGTCCCAGAAGTTTCCAAGGCCAGAACCTATAATATGACCATGAGGGATGCAGTCCAGGATGCAGACgtggtggcaggtacgcttactgtgaattctttatgtgccaaggttttgattgattctggagctaccaGATCATTTATTTCTGAGAATTTTGTGCCTAAATTGAATTGTCCTATAGAGTTGCTTGATGAGGTTATGAATATAGAATTGGCTAATCAAGAACGTGTCCCTGTTAGTCAAGTTTATAGGAATTGTGAAGTTGAGATCTTAGGAAATAAGTTTcgtgccgacttgatacctttaAAGTTGGGAGAGTTTGATATTATTCTAGGAATGGATTGGTTATCGAAGTATAATGCTCAGATAGATTGTCGTAATAAGAAGGTGATGTTGAAAACACCGAATGAAAAGATGATAGTATTTCGAGGGCAGAAACAGATAAAGAAGTTTTTGACTATGATTCAAACGAAGAAATTATTACGTCAAGGTTGTGAAGCTTATATAGCATATGTAACTGATCTGAGTCGAGAACTTATAAAGCTTGAAGATATTCCTGTAGTAAATGAGTTTTCAGATGTATTCCCAGATGAGTTACCCGGATTACCTCCAGACAGGGAAATTGAATTTGCAATAGATTTAGCACCCGGAACTGAACCAGTATCTaaagccccgtataggatggcaccagtagaaatgaaagaattggcaaccCAGTTACAGGAATTGTTAGAGAAAGGGGTGATTAGGCCCAGTGTGTCCCCGTGGGGAGCACTAGTGTTGTTTGTGAAAAAGAAGGATGGGAGTAtgtgtgacggacccaacataattaaccgactaaagcatgcatcaacgataaataaactagaattatag
- the LOC135152593 gene encoding 8-amino-7-oxononanoate synthase-like isoform X1 has translation MGLNLHPSLGKASAKAAEEHGMAKRGSTLICGYKNYHRRLETCLGELKKKEIDMYRPCINTSILAISTNCTLYTKWNLIRVFNLKSIICLFYR, from the exons ATGGGTTTGAATTTACATCCTTCACTAGGAAAGGCGTCTGCAAAG GCTGCAGAGGAACATGGAATGGCGAAAAGAGGTTCTACTCTGATCTGTGgttataaaaattatcataGGCGACTTGAGACTTGCCTGGGAGAACTGAAGAAAAAAGAG ATCGATATGTATCGCCCATGTATCAATACCAGTATCCTCGCCATATCCACGAATTGCACGCTATACACAAAGTGGAATTTGATTAGAGTTTTTAATCTTAAGAGCATAATATGCCTGTTTTACAGGTAG
- the LOC135152593 gene encoding 8-amino-7-oxononanoate synthase-like isoform X2, protein MGLNLHPSLGKASAKAAEEHGMAKRGSTLICGYKNYHRRLETCLGELKKKEGYTRDLSSLDHEGRRHTKGSSIV, encoded by the exons ATGGGTTTGAATTTACATCCTTCACTAGGAAAGGCGTCTGCAAAG GCTGCAGAGGAACATGGAATGGCGAAAAGAGGTTCTACTCTGATCTGTGgttataaaaattatcataGGCGACTTGAGACTTGCCTGGGAGAACTGAAGAAAAAAGAG GGATATACAAGAGACTTATCTTCTCTTGATCATGAAGGAAGAAGACATACTAAAGGTTCTTCGATTGTTTGA